The Deinococcus yavapaiensis KR-236 DNA window TCGGCACGCTCACCATTGACCGGCCCGACCTGGGCCTCGAACCGGGTGAGTACGTCGCGTTGCTCTCGCATTCGGGCTCGCGCGGCTTCGGCGCGCAAGTCGCCGGGCACTACACCCGGGTCGCGCAGAACCTTCACCCGAAGCTCGATCCGGAGGCGCGCAAGCTTGCTTGGCTCGACTTGGACCGCGAGGAAGGCGAGGCGTACTGGACTGCGATGGAGCTCGCCGGACGGTACGCACTCGCCAACCACGAGGTCATTCATCAGCGAATCGCGCAGACGCTCAAGGTCACGCCGCTCGTGACGGTCAGCAACAGCCACAACCTCGCGTGGAAGCAGCGGTTTTCCGACGGACGAGAAGTCGTCGTGCACCGCAAGGGCGCGACGCCCGCCGCACACGGCCAGCTTGGCATCATTCCCGGCAGTATGGCCGATCCGGGCTTCGTGGTGCGCGGGCGCGGCAACCCGGCGGCCTTGGAGAGCGCTTCGCACGGTGCGGGCCGTCAAATGGGCCGCAAGCAAGCCGAGCGGGAACTCGATCGCGCGGCCGTCACACGCTACTTGGAAGAGCGCGGAGTGACGCTGCTTGGCGGTGGGGTGGACGAAGCGCCGCAAGCGTACAAGCGCATCGAGGAGGTTATCGCCCGCCAAGCGGACCTCGTGGACGTCGTCGCGAAGTTCACGCCGAGGGTCGTGCGAATGGACACGGGCAAGGAAGACATCTGAGCTCTTCTCCTTTTCTTCACTTCTAAGCGCACCTCAACATCCCGGCGAGGTGCGCTAACGCTTGTCAAGACAAGTGGGCCGAAGATGAGGCAGCGAGAAGCAGGGCTTTTCGCGGAAATCGGAGGACGCCATGAACTCAGAGAACATCCGCGAGCACATGATGGTTCACGCCAAGGGCGATGGACAGATGATGGGCGCCAAGGGCGTGCACGTCGGGACCGTCGACAAGGTCGAAGGCAGCTTTATCAAGTTGACGAGGAACGACTCGCCCGACGGCCAGCATCACTACATTCCGATGACTTGGGTGGAGAGCGTGGACGACAAGGCCGTGTACCTCTCGAAGAGCGAGCAGGACGTGCGCCGCGAGTGGACGACGGACATGCAAGGCGGCATGAGCGCGGACGGTTCCACGAACGACGGCGCGATTTCCGACGAGGAGCGCATGGACCGCGCGGCCCAAGCGGGCAACTACGGCGCGTTCGGCCAGGGCGAGCATCGGCAGGCAACGACGCGTGAGGAAGCCGAGGCGGCCTTCTCCGGCATGACGGGAAGCGGCGACGCTCAGCAAGGCATGCAAAGTGGAATGTCGGGCATGCAAGGCACGATGATGTCGACGTCCGGCGCGATGGGCGCTTCGGACATGGGCGGTGCGACGGGCATCGAGCATATCGG harbors:
- a CDS encoding RtcB family protein, producing MNGNDITALGFRGKAIGLALDAARERAKTGVTNRDVLTELAHVQHHPESFTDDPDYAALARELLGQLAKVPDALRDRPLAYRQWGEDLIEEGARAQMDTAMRLPVSVAGALMPDAHFGYGLPIGGVLATDNAVIPYGVGVDIGCSMKLSVLPIEQLSREEEARLLRRNTRFGAGGSWERKVRPDHDVLDEDTWDEFPLLRQLRDKAAEQIGTSGSGNHFVEFGTLTIDRPDLGLEPGEYVALLSHSGSRGFGAQVAGHYTRVAQNLHPKLDPEARKLAWLDLDREEGEAYWTAMELAGRYALANHEVIHQRIAQTLKVTPLVTVSNSHNLAWKQRFSDGREVVVHRKGATPAAHGQLGIIPGSMADPGFVVRGRGNPAALESASHGAGRQMGRKQAERELDRAAVTRYLEERGVTLLGGGVDEAPQAYKRIEEVIARQADLVDVVAKFTPRVVRMDTGKEDI